Below is a window of Flammeovirga kamogawensis DNA.
ATTACAATGCCTTTTGGTACAGACCTTACAGAGTTAGCAATAGATAATATTGTATTGTCTGAAGGTGCAAAATTAATGTCTGATACATCAAAAGTGAGAAACTTTTCTATTCCTGTGGTACTAAGAGTCGAAACGTATCAAGAGTATTTATGGGAGATTAAAGTAAAAGAAGGGATACAACAGGTAGATGTTACTTCTTTTAAAATTAAAGGACAAGTAGCGTCTTCTATAGATGTACTTACTAAAACGGTTAGGGTAGTAGTACCTGTAGGAACTGATGTGAGTAATTTAGAAGTTGAAGAAATGGATTTTATTCCTGTTACCGCTAAAAGTTCTAAAGATGTACTCACAATAAAAGACTTTTCTACTCCTGTTTCTGTAGTTTTTAATGGTAGTTCTACATGGACAATCCGTGTTACTATTGAAGGCCAAGTTGTACAAGGAGAGCAATTGCCTTTTGCTGATTTCAAAACTTGGTATCAACACGGTACTGGTGCAAATTCTTTTTATTTACCAGGCAATGATCTTACCTCAATATGGCAATCTGGTGATAGAGGGGCATCAGAATTAACCATAAAAACATATCCACAAACGGTCGTTCCTTATCCATCTTTTAGTCAACAAGATTATGCAGTGTTAGAAACTAAAACTGCAGTTGGAATAATTGCCGCAGGTTCGTTATTTGTTGGGTCTATTTCTGGTAGTGGAATTTCTGATGTTGTTACAGATTTTGGTGTTCCGTTTACAGATCGCCCTACGAGTTTTTCTACAGAAATTCAATATCAGCCCAAAAAATACAATGGCTCAACTGTTGATGAATGTGATGTTTTTGTGATACTCCAAGTAAGAGAGGGAGGTAAAAATTATCGTTTAGCAACAGGG
It encodes the following:
- a CDS encoding PCMD domain-containing protein — protein: MKKYYIILLGLSFLIGSCIKNDIPFPTVFGEIEQFSINGQQGQSIISTDKQTVEITMPFGTDLTELAIDNIVLSEGAKLMSDTSKVRNFSIPVVLRVETYQEYLWEIKVKEGIQQVDVTSFKIKGQVASSIDVLTKTVRVVVPVGTDVSNLEVEEMDFIPVTAKSSKDVLTIKDFSTPVSVVFNGSSTWTIRVTIEGQVVQGEQLPFADFKTWYQHGTGANSFYLPGNDLTSIWQSGDRGASELTIKTYPQTVVPYPSFSQQDYAVLETKTAVGIIAAGSLFVGSISGSGISDVVTDFGVPFTDRPTSFSTEIQYQPKKYNGSTVDECDVFVILQVREGGKNYRLATGWFRTDKAMSTFEVKDIPMIYGNSNALASYMMPSTSNKELPEEGFYSDINAAPTHIVVAFSSSAHGAKFEGAEGSKLKVKGIKLNYN